The proteins below are encoded in one region of Salmo salar chromosome ssa02, Ssal_v3.1, whole genome shotgun sequence:
- the LOC106573734 gene encoding potassium/sodium hyperpolarization-activated cyclic nucleotide-gated channel 2-like, which produces MDGVAGGVGPPGGGEGRPGRSGGDSKRRSKGSLPSPGYRLSQASLEGDRSGVEGSGSGGGRRRLSILSATRDGLPFRSAGTPTTPVPLPPPPAPFSSAQQRSVGFSSSRAALASTSSSTGTGVVVVALGPETTTTTACNTVAGTPEMGSLSGTGGMGGFGMGLDGEDYSYSNQSTFIQRQFGAMLQPGVNKFSLRMFGSHKAVAMEQERLKSAGEWIIHPYSDFRYAPYTPTATSGTHHTPLQRLQVRTIHPYSDFRYAHTPLQRLQVRTIHPYSDFRYAPYTPTATSGTHHTPLQRLQIRTIHPYSDFRYAPYTPTATSGTHHTPLQ; this is translated from the coding sequence ATGGATGGGGTGGCGGGAGGTGTTGGGCCCCCTGGCGGGGGTGAGGGTCGGCCGGGTCGTAGTGGAGGAGACTCTAAGAGGCGCAGTAAGGGCAGCCTGCCCTCCCCAGGGTACCGCCTCTCCCAGGCATCTCTGGAGGGGGACAGGTCAGGGGTCGAGGGGTCCGGTTCCGGAGGGGGGCGACGGCGCCTCTCTATCTTGAGTGCCACCAGAGACGGCCTCCCCTTCCGTTCAGCTGGCACCCCGACCACCCCTGTCCCCCTGCCCCCTCCTCCAGCCCCCTTCTCCTCCGCCCAGCAGCGTTCTGTTGGCTTTTCCTCGTCACGCGCCGCCCTtgcctccacttcctcctccaccGGCACCGGAGTGGTCGTCGTAGCGTTGGGCCCGGAAACCACGACAACCACGGCTTGTAACACCGTGGCGGGCACGCCGGAGATGGGGAGTCTGTCTGGGACGGGGGGCATGGGGGGATTTGGGATGGGTCTGGACGGGGAAGACTACAGCTACTCCAACCAGTCCACCTTcatccagagacagtttggagccATGCTGCAGCCGGGGGTCAACAAGTTCAGCCTGCGCATGTTTGGGTCCCACAAGGCCGTGGCCATGGAGCAGGAGAGACTCAAATCAGCAGGGGAGTGGATCATACACCCCTACAGCGACTTCAGGTACGCACCATACACCCCTACAGCGACTTCAGGTACGCACCATACACCCCTACAGCGACTTCAGGTACGCACCATACACCCCTACAGCGACTTCAGATACGCACATACACCCCTACAGCGACTTCAGGTACGCACCATACACCCCTACAGCGACTTCAGATACGCACCATACACCCCTACAGCGACTTCAGGTACGCATCATACACCCCTACAGCGACTTCAGATA